From the Paenibacillus sp. R14(2021) genome, the window CGTCACGTAATTCCGTCAAGAATGGATGATCATGGCTCTTCGCCCATATTTCCTTCACGGAACGATACAACCTTTCGCTAAATCGACTCAATGATTTCCCCTCCATTCATAGATGGCTCAATTCTTCTGTAAATTCTGGCTTCATCCGGTTGCACCAGTCGGCGATGAAGGCGATCATGATCTTTGTATAATCGATCAGCTCTCTCATATCCACGTTTTCATCTACGGCATGCGCATGCGCGAGCTCGCCCGGACCATAGATCAGCGTCGGAATGCCTGCCCGCCCGATCCAGCCTGCATCCGTAACGGACGGGCTCATGCCGACGCTCGGCGCTGTGCCCCGCACTTGCCGGTGAATGTCGGCCAAGCTCTTGAGCCCTTCGCCATCTGGAACCAGCTCCAGGGACGGAAAGATTTCTCCTCGCTCCTCGATCATTGACCGGCCTCCCCAGAGGAAAGTAGGCGGATGATTTCTCAGCCATGGATCGCCTTGGGCGACACCGAGCAGATGCTCCTCGATCTCAGCGGCAACCGTTTCATAATCCTCGTTCGGATAAAAGTGCACCGTAATCCAGAGGGCGCATCGATCCGCGATGAACGCCGCATGACGGCCTCCCTCGATAACGGCGGGATTGATCGTGTTCGAACCTGCAGGGAAGCCCGGATAGGATTTGGTCACGGCCCAGTGTCTCTCCAACTCCTGAAGGCCGGCTATCAGCTTGGCCATCTTCTCGATCGCGCTGGCGCCTTGAACACCGCCGCCCGCGTGAATCATTCGTGATCGCATCCCGTCATGGTAGGTCATCGGACTTTGCACAGTTACCCAACCAGTGATGACACCACCCTGTCCTTGAATGGCCAGTCCGCTCGTATCCGCCACCACGGCAAGATCCGCGTTATACCCCCGCTCCATGCAAGCCCGGGTGCCCGCTTCACCGGCCTCTTCGCCGATGACCGAATGCAATAGTAGATCCCCCTTAAGTTGGATTCCCGACTCTTCCAGCAGTTTCACCGCGAACAGCAGAGCAGCCAGCCCGCCTTTCATATCCGCTGTGCCTCTGCCGTACGCCCGGCCGTTCTTCAACGTCAATGCGAACGGATCGTTCTGCCAATCCTGCGCGTCCCCGACTTCGGCGACATCCATATGGCCGTTCAGCAGCAAGCTTCGATACTTGCCTCCCTGAGTGCCGCGTTTCACCGCGGTTACGTTCGGGTCGCCGGGATATACCTCCCACAGCTCTGTCTCGAAGCCGCTCGCTTGGAGCTGCCGCTCCAGAAACTGCTGCGCTTCTAACGTATTTCGCGCTGGCGGGCTTACCGTCGGAAAAGCAACGAGTTTAGCCACGAGAGCAATTAACTCATCCTGTCTTTCCTCCACCTGGTGCTGCATGCGTGCAATCAAAGTATCCATCGTATGTGCTCCTTCGCTTAGGCAGCGGGCATGAACAATAGAAAAAACCATTCGAGAATAAACGAATGGTTTGAATTCGATACGTTCTCTACGCCAGCATTACCTGGTTCAGATTAACGGTCAGGGAAACAACATTCCCTATCTCAGCCGGATTCCATCCAGCACCCGTAGTCTATTAAATTAGTTTTACTATAGCTCATGATATTTGGAATGACAAGGAGAATTCGTGTTGCGAGTCAGAATAGGCTCATCCTGGTCTAGTGCAAATTATGTCCAAGTCATTCGGAACGCCATGGATCCTGGCTTCCACTTACTCTTTGTGGTCACCGTTAGGATAACCGGCCTCCGCCCACCGGATAGGCGTAACGAAGGAATGAAAGCGCATCAATCCCTCGAGAAATGAAAGCTTACGGGGGTACGTGGAGCAGCGTGCAACAGAGCAGTAAAAAAGGAGCGAAAACTCACCCTTTCTGTTCGCGCATACCCTTCGGTTACTTGACAGTCATCCCCTCTTCTATCCGGAAAGCCATTTTATCCACTGAAGAGATCCTGCGAATAAGCGGGCATTCGTGAGAAAACGGAATCGTACCGAGGAGGTTCACTAACTTTTTGGGTAATTAATAATAAAAAGCCTGTTCCTTGACATTTCGTCAAGTCCAGGCTTGATTTATGTATTACAGTTTTACAACATTCTCGGCTTGAGGTCCTCGTTGGCCCTTAACAACATTGAATTCAACACGTTGCCCTTCGTCCAAAGATTTATACCCTTCGCCTGGAATCGCAGAAAAATGAACGAATACATCGTCGCCGGTCTCCCTTTGAATGAAGCCAAACCCTTTTTCCGCATTAAACCATTTGACTGTACCTGTTTCCATTAATCTCAACCTCCAAAGTTTAAACATTATGCCCTAACAAAGCGGACTATTCACAAGTATATGCCAAAGAAAACGAAAAAGCTGTTGAAATTTGTCTAAAATAATTGGCGGCCATTTATAAAGTAATGGCGGTATCCTGTATCCTGCCCGTTCGTAATTCAAACTTCATCCCTATAAGGATGATTTATCAATATTCTCTGCTTTTCCATTTCTAATTCTTTAGCAAAATCAGGTTTAACATCTCTCATTAGTTCAATTTGCCTTTTGAATAACAGTCTGCGGAAGTCTTGATTGGGGATACGATTACGTAGTTCATATTCACATGCCATAGAAAATGTAACTGAGTTAAAAATCCAATAAATCAATTGATCTTTATTAGAGGTAGTTTTCCGTTCAATTTCATTTCCTCTCTCAACCACAACATAGTGGAACCCTCGATTACCGACCTCAATATGAGGTCTTGCACCATCCTCAGTACCTCCGAATGTCGGCAAAAGACTACTGGGGGCTTGTATCTTCTTAGCCAATTCGTTTACTTCGTTCTTTATTAGTTCAAGCGTTAGGTGTTGCAAGAAATTTTCAACCTCCTCCCGTAAAAATATCGGTAACCAAATATTACAGTAAAATGGCTTTCATAAATACATATTATTGCGTTAATCTCCCTCTATGGAGAATCGCTTTTCTCTTAAATGCTCTCGTTTTCTTAGAT encodes:
- a CDS encoding cold-shock protein, yielding METGTVKWFNAEKGFGFIQRETGDDVFVHFSAIPGEGYKSLDEGQRVEFNVVKGQRGPQAENVVKL
- a CDS encoding Imm63 family immunity protein → MQHLTLELIKNEVNELAKKIQAPSSLLPTFGGTEDGARPHIEVGNRGFHYVVVERGNEIERKTTSNKDQLIYWIFNSVTFSMACEYELRNRIPNQDFRRLLFKRQIELMRDVKPDFAKELEMEKQRILINHPYRDEV
- a CDS encoding acetylornithine deacetylase, with the protein product MDTLIARMQHQVEERQDELIALVAKLVAFPTVSPPARNTLEAQQFLERQLQASGFETELWEVYPGDPNVTAVKRGTQGGKYRSLLLNGHMDVAEVGDAQDWQNDPFALTLKNGRAYGRGTADMKGGLAALLFAVKLLEESGIQLKGDLLLHSVIGEEAGEAGTRACMERGYNADLAVVADTSGLAIQGQGGVITGWVTVQSPMTYHDGMRSRMIHAGGGVQGASAIEKMAKLIAGLQELERHWAVTKSYPGFPAGSNTINPAVIEGGRHAAFIADRCALWITVHFYPNEDYETVAAEIEEHLLGVAQGDPWLRNHPPTFLWGGRSMIEERGEIFPSLELVPDGEGLKSLADIHRQVRGTAPSVGMSPSVTDAGWIGRAGIPTLIYGPGELAHAHAVDENVDMRELIDYTKIMIAFIADWCNRMKPEFTEELSHL